The following nucleotide sequence is from Hippopotamus amphibius kiboko isolate mHipAmp2 chromosome 11, mHipAmp2.hap2, whole genome shotgun sequence.
ATGGAAAGACGTTTGTTGATTTTTCATAACATCACTCCCACCATCACCCCCAACCCCACTCGGACCTAAAAGACAACAACAGGCATCGATTACTAAGGAAAAGACCCCACAACCAAAGGGAGCTTACCGTTCTAGCTGCTAGAGTGACAAGCATTCCAGTTAAGAAGGTAAAGTAGTATCCAGGGTAGACACCATGCCACAAGGCAGACAGGATGAAGGTTAGCACTGTGGGGTACCAGGGAACCCGCTCATAGCACACTCTGTGAAGACAGGAACGTACAATGTACAATGAGCCACAGGTCAAACATACCAGAGACTTCCACCTACACCTTCATCGCTTCGGATGCAATCATGCAGAAATCACTGATGGCCTGCTGGCCTAACCCTATTCAGGGACTTGCAATCCAAGCAGCCTTGAACTCTAGTTTTCTTAAACACTCCCAGGCAATTCACAGTTCAATCTTTTTGGAAGATGCATGAATTTTTAACCTCCATAGAACTAAATGATCTGGACCCCCATCACACAATATCTAATAAAAGTCTGGTCGCTTTTCCCCAACGAGAGCTCGTGCCTTCTAGAAACTTATTCCACCAATGGCCTAATCTACCAGGGATGCTTATGGATAAATAAGCactaaaaattttagaatcagaataAGGGTCTTTAGAAGTGATAGCTTCATTTAGTCgaaattaatttacttttccatACTAGCCCCAATGCTGTCTAACCAGGCAACACTACAgacttttcatctcttttggCCATGACTCCAGCACAAAATCAACGTGTCAGTTATGTGACCTCTTCAGTCCTCAGTGTTCACTGGATTCCAAGCCATGAATTTGCCTTAAAGAGTGAGAATGTTGCGAGAATCTAGAAACGGTCAGCAAAGCCTGGAGATCTTTGGCTTCTTGGTGGTTTATTAAAACAAAGTGACAGGGGACTCCCTCCAAACTCAGTCTAGGATTGCCAGGGGCATCACAGGAACAACCACATGGCTTCCTGAATGAGAGGGCccaggtgaaaaataaaatagaaatcccACACTTGACACCACGCCAGCCCGGATGAGCTGTCAAAAGCAACCAAATCCAAGCTAAGGATTATCGCGCTCTCTCCATAGGAAGAAAGGGAATGCATTTGAGGAAAGAAACACAGGATGGGATTCCATTtgtaatgtttctttttgaaatgagAAGTAGTTTGCCTGAGTATTTGTTTCTTACCCGCTGTATCTTTCTGTATGAatgaaatattccattttctaaaatgatttcttaaatatttcttttttcattttttacatgccTGCATGTATGTTTAGtcacataaaaaatatttatgaagaacAAACTCCTAACAGAGCCTGAGGACTCTCAATACATTGGGATTATTCAATACACAGAAACAGAGGTTTGTGCTAAAATGACTTGCAAAATTAACAGCAATAACATTAAGGGCAAATTATCAAACACTGCACGTCCAGATTAGTTGCATGAGTTTGCTTTCTTGGAATTGTTATACATTGTCTCTTCTTTTACCCCAAAGTTTTAACTGATGAAAAATGCTACTTATCAAAAACAGTCCATTCGAcagcttaatatttttaatactctcCCTGCACTCATGTGATAGGAACACCTGTGAGCTAGAGTTTGCCACTTCAAGGATAGTATATCATTTATTCCATAATCAGTAATGTTTCTAATTTtggaatgtatagaaatacaaagttaaaacaaagttaaaaagcaTAAACATCTGGGGTACCATAAAGCTTTCGATGCCAGGGATAAAATAAAGACAGCAGTCTTCAGTGATTTGACGCTCACATTGACCCTTCAAACATCTGAGCAATAGGCCCTCCTCCAGATAAGAGGCAGCACATCACAGAGGTTAAGAGCCTGGCTCTGGAGACAGACCGGGCTTGTATCTATtactcattagctgtgtgactctgggcaagttacatAACCCCTCTGTACCTcactctcctcatctgtaaaatggggataataattacCAACACCTCATGGGATCGTTATGAGGAGTAAATGTGTACCTGGTACACAGTAATGGCAGTGCTAAGTATTCGGTACAGTAAAATAGTCTACATTGTGACCTTCTCAAATTACtgtatttctactttttcatttacaCAGCATAGATGTTAATACCAAACAAAAGTGTCAGATGACATTACCACTGGCAGACTATTGCTGTTCATCTAATGACGCCCATCTAAACATATCCCAGTGCCATGAGTAATGaggtcatttttgttttccttaccgCTTTAGCCAAGTAGCTGTCTGAATATTCCAGTTTTCTAAGTACATTTTGAAACTTGTGGCAGtctagaaaggagaaaataacacCTATCATTAGCTTTAAAAATACCCCGAGAAATGGAAAGTCCTCCCCAGAATTTCCCTGGCCGCAGATTAGCTGTGCTATTTCAACAGTGACTACTGACTCAAGAGCAGATCAGCTGTTCCATCGCACACAGTCAAATTTTCTGGGGTTTATAAGATTTACTTTGCAACTAAAACTTGGCTCGCAAAgtctcaatttttttcaaaatctattttcaaattatagaacGACTGCAGGAATGTTTTGTGGGTTTTCCTTCCATTCTGGTTAAACACAAAATTTAAGtcatctgaattttaaaactaaatgctCTAAAATGGGATGTGTCACAGGAAAAGTTTCATCACATGAACTTAGCGCCTTTACGGAGACAGCCTGAATTTAATTGTCATCTTTTCACTCTGTGGCCCTCTGTAAACTAGGTCAGTCTGGTGAAGTTATTCTATGAATAGCTGCACAGGTTCAAATGCTTCCAACTGTATCTAGAATAGTAAGGAGATTTTATGTCTGAAGGAGTCAcaatacagaggagaaaacaaagaaatatcacCTAACTGGCAACGACGCAGATAAATCAACCATTGAGGAAGAGAGATTCCAAAAGTAAGTCATCAACTGGGTTTTCTCattcaaaaaaagaaggaaaagaaaaaaagacataataaagGCTGGTAGTAGAAAGTACGAAATAAACATTTAAGGAGCAGAATTCCTAATGAAGTTGGGAAGTGCAGATgttgctgttttctgttttaactGTAAGAAAATCTTAAGCCACATATTGGCCTAATGTATTGATAATATggttggaaggaagggagggagagagataacAGATCAATGATGGGCAGACAGACTTTTGTAATGTGAGTTTTTAGTGTCAAAACCCTAAGGagttttatttatgcatttagcCTCCTTCTATAGCTAATAAAATGCTACACACACAGCTTCCAGGTGCCTTAACGAAATCAGACTTCGTTGGCATTCTTTAGCTCCTTGCTGTATATCAACTTTATTGGAAATACAGACTTTGTCCTTCTGGTTTTCTCTGATAATAGATAATGCAGCCCTTCAGCCTAGTTTCCACTGAAGGTGAATGGCAAGCGGTCAGTCTCCACCTTGCGGGTTTCCTGCCCTGTGTGGACACCCCCTTTCTGCCCAAACTCTCCAGTGCCACTCTGCCTGCCCTGTGGCGGGTGGAAATTCATAACCAACAGCAACCATGAGTCACCTGGCTGGAGAACCAATACTTCCGTATGTTGAGAGTcctgcccttcctcccatccAGCTGCAAAGGGGAAAAGAGCCCAAGACCTGGCATTCCTTTCAGCTCGGAGGGATGTCAATGCCAAGGAAACCCAGAAGGATGTGGCCCCAAAGAGACAACTTCTAGTGATGGAAACACATCAAGAACCGTGGTCCAAGAACAAAgccagtgaaagagaaaaaccacactAATTCTAATGGCCTAAAAGCTGTGCACCAGTTACAACTCTTAAAAGTGAATGCACTATAAATGTTTCCAAAGGAACCGCAGGGAACACTGGCGGTTGAAATCTGAATACAACTGCTAATTTGTATCCTTGACTGAGGAAAAGGAGAATGTGAACAAGAGAAAATGACATCTGTAGTTCCTAGTTGATAGAATAGGAATGTTAGCAACAAAAAGATTTTCCTGGCTCTTCTTCACATTCCTCATGTGTCATTATTACTTGAACCATTAATACTGCCAAGAAAGTgtaccttaaaataaaaataaaaaaaaaaaaaaaaaaggaaaaaaagttccaAGATACAAAATGTCCTGGATGCTGCTGGAGCCAGCATTTCCTGATAGCAGCTCTTCCTTGGACACTGATGATGAACTTCTATGGATACCACACTCACGGCaaaccattttctttattcacgATGGTAGCTTGATTCAAAAGCATGATAAACTCACCTCAATCTTCCAGATGTTTAGGTTAGAAAGCAGATCCCAACAGAAATTTCCATCCTTATCCACTCCGCTGAACCCAAAGCCAGCTGCGTTATTCACTGCATCAGCTGTGGTTTTTAAAACAACACATTAGGATGCGGAACAAAAGTCGCATTGCTGCTTGAAACGATACTAGATGTCTGTCTAGATTTAAGATGAACAGAGATGCAGTAGAGAGATGCAGTAGCTTCCttggaaaataaaccaaaataaatttaaaggacTTGATACCATTATGAATCAGGGTTTTGGCTCTTGGGTGACCtcaacttttattcattcatttttgttcattCACTAGCATTTAGTGAGCACCTGCTAAGTAAGAAGGAAGGTGCTAGATGCTCATagaagcaaaatgagaaaaagggaaacacagaagcaatacaaaaaaagaaacaggaagatttAGTGACCAACTGGATAtaaggggagaaggggaaaaaggtgGAAATACATATAAGTTCAGAGACCAGAGGATACAGGGGACCCCATCCAAGGGCTGTCATTAAAGATAGCAGGACACAGGCTGATAGCATTACGTCAGGAGGAGAGCCAGCTCTGAATGAAAAATCGGAGCTCACTCTGGACATGTTAAGCATGACATGCCAATAGGATATCAGTTGGGGCAGCCAAGATACAGTTAGAAAAATTTAgaacttaagaaaaagaacagcGCTAGAGATGTGAATTTGGGACCACCTGCCAGAGGCCACATGACCAAAGCCACCAGATCCACAAAGTCAGTGTAAAAGCTCCTGTGTCCAGCTTTATGTCACTTCACTGAACTCTCTGAAAATGTCCCCCTGCTGTATTTCAGTTCTAATCAATTCCTTAATGAAATTCTTTACACTCAAAAAGAGGCCTGATGAAATCAACACACTTGTACTATGATGGCCAAGAGGCTaatgttttctcttcatttatcttCTTTCAAGTTCAGTCTGTTAGaatattttctgagaaaaataatgaatcaaACTAACGAAGTTGTAAAGTCTGAGGTCTGGGGGAGAGCTCAGAGAAAACTTGCCTTCTCTAGCTCTGTTCATTCCATTTCTATGGGAGTTCAGGTCCAACTCAAGCTGGACTTCTGAAAGGCTACTCTGAAGAAAAAACACCTGCTCTAAGTTTGCCTACTTTCCTTTTGGCATCGGTGATGATTTAGTATTGCTTATCTTATGCTTAGCTTCACTGTAAGATGATCTGGTTTCTTTTAGAAGAAAGGAGGAGTACCGAGTCCTGTTATGCTTTCTCCCAAGCCAACTGGAGGGAAACTcagtggaaaagaagaacaaagccaggGTGCACCAGTTAAGAAACCACGAGTTTAAACTGTGCGGGCACAAACTGTGAATGACAGAAATAAACTGAACCGGGAGAGGACGAGCCCTTGAGGGCTAGGACCAGCATAGCAGCCCAGGaattccctctcccacctccagcctcagatctaaaaaaaaaaaaacaaaacaaaacagaataactTTTGGGGGGTTCTTACTATTTTCCCAGGATTCTAGAAACCACTCCAGACATGTCTCATTTCATGCTCACAATGGTGTGAAGATGGTGGTTCAGGGTGGAAGAGGCAGATCTCCTAGGTTCCCCTCTCCACTTGGGAACGGGGTCAATTCACGGCCTTGGGAGAGTTGTCTAACTTCTAGAAACCCATTCTCTTGAGTAGAAAATGGATATAATAACggcatctattttattttattttttttattttttattttttgggggtacaccaggttcaatcatctgtttttatacacatatccccgtattccctcccttccttgactccccccccctcgggtcccccccatcctccccgccccagtcctctaaggcatcttccatcctcgagttggactccctttgttatacaataacttcccactgactattttacagttggtagtatatacatgtctgtgctactctctcgcttcgtcccagtcTTTGAAAGGATTAAACCAAGTTGGATACGTGCAGAGTGCGTACAATGGGGCCTGGCCCAAGTCAGCACTCAGGAATGGTTAGCTGCcagtattattaatattattaccgCCCCTGTCTTGCTATTAAGAGGACTAAAGCTTAGTCATGTTAACAGTAAGATCACTCAGGTGGTAAACAGTGCCACAATCTGGATACTAGAACCAATGCCCCAGCCTGAGAGGCCAGGGGCCACCCGAAAGATAAATGTAAGAACCACAAGTGGTGACTTTCAGAACTGCTACATTTAGACGAGGTTGGAATTCCCTGCTCCCCTTAGCACATTCTGCCACCCTGTATCCAAGACTGGGTTTTGGCTTAGGGCAGTTAGAGGTTCTAATTTCACCAGTCCAAAACTGGCTTCTCTTGCATTGTACATGGCTCTAACATGTGCCTGAAGATAAATTCATTTGGACACCCATATTTTTGGAGTTTGTGATCTTTAGAACACAGCCTGGGCTAAAATTGAGTCTCACTAATTAGTACTAATTAGTAGAAGAAAAACAACCAGCCTCGTACGCTAAGTCCAAAGAAAATAGCCGTATTCTTTCAATAGAAGTGGTAACTAGAACTAGGCTTACACAGTGCAACTCAGCTGAGATTCATCAAAAGGCCAGCTTTAAGGATTAAATTTATAATCATGTATAATTAGTACATCAATTACACATAAATGGTGTTTGAGGGAGCTGGATAAAACAATTATTCGGTTAAGCAGCTTAAATATTCCCTGTTACACTATTTATTGCTTCTTTACTCATAAATAATACAAAGGTTAATTTCAGACCAGCCCATGCACTCTAAACGACAACAAACTTCAAATTGAGGCCATACAAGTTAATGAAGTGTTTCTACCGAAGCCACCATAAACAACaaagggtgggagtgggaggagaaaagacaaataggTAAGTCCACAGTGAAAGCTATCCATGGAAGGGGTGACTTCTCTACTCCAAATACCTGGGGTCACTCCGCAAATGGCAGAATGATGCCAGACACCCCCATGCTCTgtaaccccctccccacccagatcCCTGCCAGCACAACCCACCTCGTGTTAGACTTTCCCTATGAGGCCATGGAAtggcctttctttcctccttaaaTCAGCAGCTGATTTAGTCCAGAAGCCAGCCCATAAGCCCTGGGATACAGAATATgggagcaggaaggggagggaaaggggaaaagaaaaggaggaaaagtgaAGAAGTAAAAGTTAGGAAAGGAGTGAGAGATtctattatacacacacacacactctctctctctctcctccctcccccacccctccccgcccaaGGTTGGAGCTAAGCAAAAATTCTACTTCACGTAGAAAAATATGTCCAGTATTCCAAGTAGGGTTCCATCCTTAGTAGGCCTAATGCCTACCTatgaaggaaattatttttcaataatgcAGCATCTGCAGAAAAAGGAATCAGATACAAGGAGACTGTGGGAGCCATCTCCAAGGACCATATACATCACCTCCTCTGTAGTCCTACCACTGGGACAGCTCTTGACGTGTATTGCCTGGTTGGTGTATATGTCTGTGTCCCCACAAACTGGAGCGATCTTGAGGGCTGTGATGTCTCACTCACCTTTGAGTTCCTcatagcacagagcctggtaccCAACAAAAGCTCCTCGAATTAAACTGAATGGGACCAGAAACAAAATTCCCCACAAGGGAAATTTTGGAAAAGCTCTTAAGTCTCTCCCAAGTGTTACATAAATACTGCCCTGGACTGAACTTGTCTCTGAACATTgtgacctttaaaaataatttggaccaggagcagggaagaaagaggaaTGGGGGTTATTGCTTTGTTTAATGGACAGAGTTTCTATTTCAGGTGATGGAGAAAGTTCCAGAGAGGGAccgtggtgatggctgcacagcacCGTGAATGAACTTAATGCCATTAAATTGCACACTATAGatggttaaaatggaaaattttacattatgcctattttaccacaataaaaaataataaatgaaaagaaaattagcagCTACAAACGATTTGGAAGCTAAAAACTTGGAGcatgaaatgagagaaaagaactCAATTCAGTGCTGTGCCTTTAAGAAATAAGGACTAAGCACTAGGAACTGAGTTTAATAATCTATTTGACTTCATAACCCAAGTCCCTGTTCCCTGACATCAAGCCCCAGGTCACTTTCCGCTAAGATGTTAAACTTCCATTCCTGAAAGTGTTCCAAATATGAGACAGATATGGTTACCACGCCTTATCAAAATACTTTAGCATTCTTGGTACGTAAACAGAAGGTTTTTTGCTCACTTTAGCAAAGGTTTAAACTATTCTGgtctaaaattctttaaaaggaaaGCGATAAAAGCTTAATATTGACTAAAGTTatctcacagggaaaaaaaaagtgtgataaTACCAAATTAAGTTGAACTTTCTACCTTAACAAAAAAAGTCACTTGAAGTCAGCTTCCTTCTAAGGCGTAAAGCTTAATCAACAATTTCTTAAAGAAGTGTAACCTAAATGAGCACATGTGCAGGTAAAGTCAAGTCAGCGTGTATCCTGTATTACGGACAACCCAGAAGAATTACAAGGAAGCCAGATCATTCTAGAATTTTTCCCTAACTTTCCAAGTTTGATTGGTAGAAGAAGcagcttccaagttttgacatcTGTTAATAACAGCAGCCAggatttcttttctccttatcaCAGATAACTGAGTTTATGGGCAGCGGGAGAGGGGAGGGCCACTCTGGAAAGTAGGAAGTGACCCCGGCTCAACTACCTTTCATTATGCATTGGACTTTTTTGGAATTACATGATCCAAATGTTGCTCTGGCCAAGCCGTCCAAGAAGTATCATTTTTCCCTCATGCATTGAGCGCCCTCCATCAAACTCACCTAACGTCCAGGCAAAGTAATATTTGGGCTTCGCGGCATGCATGACGACATATAAGTAGCAGAGTCGGGTCAGAAAGTTTGCTTCATGAACAAACCATTCGTCAACCAGACAGGTGACAGGGAAGTTCTTGGTAAGCGtcaaaaacaaaaggagagacaCCAAGGTCACGCACAATTTGTGTATCACAGCTCCCTGAAAATGGGAAGGAAGATAAGGTGATCATTTAGAAGACACCGGCATGAGGAAAACAGTTTTGGCAACAGCCCGTTACGATCAAAGCCGTTTCATAGCGGCTTTGGCAATATTCTCTAGAAGGAGTGGCAACAAGCATTCTTCTTCAGGGCACGTACCGGATGATGGGCACACGTGCTATACTTAGATGCAGAATACACCTCTGACACCTGAGGGCTGGATGGATCTAAACCAGAAGAAAATTTTTCTTGGCACATTCTACCAACAAAGGGCAGGTGGTTTTATTACCCAAAACACACGTGAAATCAATAACATTACAGGGAGGCAGTCTTGCATCAGAAAGAGCCATTGGCCTTGCATTCCTACAGCCAGCAGAGCCAAGGAAATAGGTCTGAATCAGCAGCAAGGAGCATAGAGGCTTCGTTAGGAAGGATTCTGTGCACAAGATTGCATGTCTGAGCCATGACATGGGCAGGTAGTGAGCTTTAGAAAACCTTCCTGGATGGTTCACATGCCGTCTGCCCTGGGGTTAAGATACACGGAGGTTTTCAGTTCCTCTGGATGGGGTCATTTTGCCTGTTTCCCTGACGTTCCAAACATCAACAGAATTATAGTTCCCAACTTTATAAAAACagactatttttatttgtaatatagGGACAGCAATAGCACCTCCCTCACAGGGTGGCTTAGGGTTTCAGCGTGTGAATATTTACAAGGGACCGAGAACAGCACCAGGCTCACGGTTAAGTGCGCCCAGTGCTTAACTACCACAAGGCCACTGAGGCGGCAGCAGCTAGAGCACgccagcccctcccacccatgTGGTTTTAGCCAAAATGCAACCCCACCGCTTCATGTTCTCTGTGCACAAAAATGTAAGCGAATCCTTGGAGGGCAGTGTGAAGGCTctcattatattttccaaataaaagtaatatgtgAAACGCAGCACCCCTGTGACAGATACTGCTTAGAAGCACCTGTGCTTACTTTGATGTCtcccagccatggtgacctcaCTCCTAGATTATGTCAATAAAGCCACTGGGGCTGACACATCTCACAAACCATACAGTGCGGAGGACGCGACTGTGTCAAAACTCTCTGAAGATACACAATTAATCACTTAAATTTTCAAATACTTAACATTGCCTGATGgtagcactttaaaaatatttgttatcctCAATTTCTCCCTCTCCAATGTTCCCCATCCCTTCAATTAATTACAAGTTTCCCTTAAATACAGGATATTTGATCTGGATAAATTCAGCAAATTTGCAAAGTTCAATGAATTATCCTCATGTTGACTAATTTGAGATTAAGACATTtcagattaaaatgaaaatattatttcaaaaaaccACCTAAAATCTCTCAAAGTCAATAAGACCAAACTACAGGCTTGCCAGCGTAAAACTGGTTTTCCTTGCCATAAGCAGGCTCTGCAATAAAAAGTACATTTGTTCTGGTCCCaactctttctccctcccccatttATGACATAGCATCCTTTGGCTGTCTATGAATTTCTATTCATAAAGAGAAAACACCCATAAATTTGAATGTGTTAACACGCACAATGGTAGGCACACTGTAGGCACTAAATACTGGCTGGCTGGCAAATGGATTAATTGCTTCAATAGTCCCAGCCAATGCGTGTCTCTGTGAAATAAACATCTGTTGCTCCAACACAGAGAACTACTGCAAATAAATactaatattgatattttaaacaaACAGGGGGAAAAAGTTATCAGGCAAGGTTTCTGGTAAACTGTTTGGCTTTTTAATTAGAACAATTAAAAGTGACAGTCAGCCCCGGCAACAAAGCTCTATTTTCTGGACCTCTGGGTAAATACTCAGCACTAAAAACTTACAGTGGGAGAAGGTTCTGGCAGGCTGTGGAAGCCTTTTTCCTTCCAGTTCACTTCCAGCAACTTCATGTGTATATGTCTCCCCTCAATGAAGGCTGTATAATCCTTGAAATTGTTACAAGGGCCTGCTATGACACTCATGAAGTTGAGAAGGTAGCTTACATATTCCAAAAAGGAGGGTTTTGCTctgagaaaataaagtaaaaagttgAAGAGTCTTCAGTCTTtgattttactttcatatttgcAAATATGCCAATTGTAAACACAGGTGTTGTCTTTGTGCGTTGTTAAACGTGGCATGATCTTTCCTTCTGGTTCTTCAAAAATCCATCTCCAAGAGAAATCTAGTTGAAAGGTGGTTCATGAGATGGGTGGTTCAGAGAAGGCATGGCACTCTGTGGCGCCCTCTGCTGGCCACCTACAGCTATATAGGCAGAGGGCCAGGACCAGGGCAAAGGCCACCCTGAGGCTGGGAAATGTTCTTTCTCAACAACCTTGGCTGTCTGTCTAccagagaaaatgaaggaaataaacataaGGCAGGGTGGGAACCCAACTTAATGTGAGTTGGTTGACATGCTTTGAAATGGGAAAACTCCCTCCCAActgccaaaataaatacaaaacaaacgaTGGGTGGAACCGGTTTCCATTTGAAGATGCCACACAAAATTATCACTGTAACAGTCTCTTGTCTGCTTTGGCATCCAAGCACGAGGTCCTGGACAACAGACAAGGGTAGTGACAGGAAAAAATTCTGTAGAGACCAGTTCTGCTGGTGTTTTAACAGCCTTTTAAAGGGCATGCTCTTCTAGCAGGACAGAATTGTGGGGAAAGCCTTCCTCGAATGCTACTGCTAACTAGTCACTGGAATTACACATCAGAGCATTTACACCCCTGTGATGCTTAGCAGAGACTCTTCCAGTG
It contains:
- the MBOAT1 gene encoding lysophospholipid acyltransferase 1 isoform X2, encoding MCYGIMVTASASSIHRYSFFVAMGYLTICHISRIYIFHYGILTTDFSGPLMIVTQKITTLAFQIHDGLGRRAEDLSTEQHQLAVKAKPSFLEYVSYLLNFMSVIAGPCNNFKDYTAFIEGRHIHMKLLEVNWKEKGFHSLPEPSPTGAVIHKLCVTLVSLLLFLTLTKNFPVTCLVDEWFVHEANFLTRLCYLYVVMHAAKPKYYFAWTLADAVNNAAGFGFSGVDKDGNFCWDLLSNLNIWKIETATSFKMYLENWNIQTATWLKRVCYERVPWYPTVLTFILSALWHGVYPGYYFTFLTGMLVTLAARTVRNNYRHYFLSSKALKVVYDIVTWALTQLAVSYMVAPFIMLAIEPTISLYKSMYFYLHIISLLIILFLPIKPQAHNQRRPQTLNSVNKKKID